Proteins found in one Candidatus Binataceae bacterium genomic segment:
- a CDS encoding Zn-ribbon domain-containing OB-fold protein: MSAYEKPLPKPTATSRPFWDAAKRHELQLQRCGGCRAFIYYPRDRCPHCLSEQLEWQPVSGKGKVYSYTTVRRASTRSFSDKPYVLAIVELDEGVRMTSNIEAPSESVKIGMPVTVFFDDVTPDRTLIKFKPA; the protein is encoded by the coding sequence ATGAGCGCCTACGAGAAGCCGCTGCCGAAGCCGACGGCCACCAGCCGTCCGTTCTGGGACGCCGCCAAACGGCATGAGTTGCAGCTTCAGCGATGCGGCGGTTGCCGCGCCTTCATCTACTATCCCCGCGATCGCTGTCCGCATTGCCTGTCGGAGCAGCTCGAATGGCAGCCCGTCAGCGGCAAGGGGAAGGTGTATAGCTACACGACGGTGCGTCGCGCCTCGACCCGCTCGTTCTCCGACAAACCTTACGTGCTGGCGATTGTCGAACTCGACGAGGGTGTCCGCATGACGAGTAATATCGAAGCGCCGTCGGAGAGCGTCAAGATCGGGATGCCGGTGACGGTCTTTTTCGACGACGTCACGCCCGATCGTACACTGATCAAGTTCAAGCCAGCCTAG
- a CDS encoding TVP38/TMEM64 family protein: protein MAAVGPIPAPAGKPQGSSLMVNALRIAMLAVLLGGSIYLLVAHGEWFENPRLMKTEVLSWGAWGPIAYVILYAVGPSFLLPGAVMTIAAGLAFGALWGAVWSLVGANLGALIAFAAGRFLGKSFVQGFIGERFRHLMDRLVRNGFYVILYLRIVPVIPYNALNLLAGASPIAFRDYFWASAIGMIPGTILFAFLGDALWHPMSPRFAIAVALILLCFAAGEVFRRRKRVTIAA from the coding sequence ATGGCTGCGGTTGGTCCTATCCCAGCGCCCGCGGGCAAGCCGCAAGGCAGTTCGCTGATGGTGAATGCGTTGCGCATCGCGATGCTGGCGGTATTGCTGGGCGGATCGATTTATTTGCTCGTGGCGCACGGTGAGTGGTTTGAAAACCCGCGGCTGATGAAGACCGAAGTGCTGTCGTGGGGCGCGTGGGGTCCGATCGCCTACGTCATCCTCTACGCAGTGGGACCGTCATTTCTCTTGCCCGGCGCGGTGATGACGATCGCGGCCGGACTCGCGTTCGGCGCTTTATGGGGCGCGGTCTGGTCGCTGGTGGGAGCGAATCTGGGCGCGCTGATCGCGTTCGCCGCCGGACGCTTTCTGGGCAAATCGTTCGTCCAAGGCTTCATCGGCGAGCGCTTTCGCCACCTGATGGATCGCCTGGTTCGCAATGGCTTCTATGTGATTTTGTATTTGCGGATTGTGCCGGTAATCCCCTACAACGCGTTGAATCTGCTTGCAGGCGCGTCGCCGATCGCCTTTCGCGACTACTTTTGGGCTAGTGCGATCGGGATGATTCCGGGAACGATTCTCTTTGCGTTTCTCGGTGACGCGCTGTGGCATCCGATGTCACCGCGTTTTGCGATCGCCGTGGCGCTGATCCTGCTCTGCTTTGCCGCGGGCGAGGTCTTTCGCCGCCGCAAGCGCGTGACGATCGCAGCCTGA
- the fbp gene encoding fructose-1,6-bisphosphate aldolase/phosphatase, which yields MKTTISVIKADVGSIGGHIKPSAKLKAGVEAFARERGKKLLMDLYVSSTGDDVALLMSHDRGVNDSKIHELAWDAFMHGTKIAREQGLYGAGQDLLKDAFSGNVRGLGPASCEMEFEERPNEPFVFFAADKTDPGAYNLPFYLAFADPMHCAGLLLSPKMAKGFTYTIMDVNHTEGDRVIELNAPDELYDIACLLRDNERFVIESIRSRASGDIGCVVSTSRLHNIAGTYTGKDDPVALVRTQGNFPATGEVLSPFRIGHYVAGTMRGSHHGPLMPVKLNSTISFFDGPAIVSAAAFCVHEGKFTEPVDVFDHPFWDWVRNNVSAKAAEIRNQGFSGPAMLPYSELEYGGVVEKMGQLDSRFIVRKDDHAATGNGNGGRKKKAA from the coding sequence GTGAAGACAACCATCTCAGTGATCAAAGCTGACGTCGGTTCCATCGGCGGCCACATTAAACCAAGCGCCAAGCTCAAGGCGGGCGTCGAAGCCTTTGCCCGCGAGCGCGGCAAGAAGCTCCTGATGGATCTCTATGTCAGTTCGACCGGCGATGACGTCGCCCTCCTGATGTCGCATGATCGCGGCGTCAACGATTCGAAGATCCACGAACTCGCCTGGGACGCCTTCATGCACGGCACCAAGATCGCGCGCGAGCAGGGGCTCTACGGCGCCGGCCAGGATCTCCTCAAGGACGCCTTTTCCGGCAACGTCCGCGGCCTCGGCCCGGCCTCCTGCGAGATGGAATTCGAGGAGCGCCCCAACGAGCCCTTCGTCTTCTTCGCCGCCGACAAGACCGATCCCGGCGCCTACAATCTGCCCTTCTACCTGGCCTTCGCTGATCCGATGCACTGCGCGGGCCTGCTGCTTTCACCCAAGATGGCCAAGGGCTTCACCTACACCATCATGGACGTGAACCACACCGAGGGCGATCGCGTAATTGAGCTCAACGCGCCCGACGAACTCTACGATATCGCCTGTCTGCTGCGCGACAACGAGCGCTTCGTCATCGAATCAATCCGCAGCCGCGCCAGCGGCGATATCGGTTGCGTGGTTTCGACCTCGCGTCTGCACAATATCGCCGGCACTTATACCGGCAAGGATGATCCGGTCGCGCTGGTCCGCACCCAAGGCAACTTCCCGGCCACCGGCGAAGTCCTGTCGCCCTTCCGGATCGGCCATTACGTCGCGGGCACGATGCGCGGCAGCCATCATGGTCCGCTGATGCCGGTCAAACTCAATTCGACCATCAGTTTCTTCGACGGCCCGGCCATCGTCAGCGCCGCAGCGTTTTGCGTGCACGAGGGCAAGTTCACCGAACCGGTCGATGTCTTTGATCATCCGTTCTGGGACTGGGTGCGTAACAATGTCTCCGCCAAGGCCGCCGAGATTCGCAACCAAGGCTTTTCCGGCCCCGCGATGCTCCCTTATAGCGAGCTCGAATACGGCGGCGTCGTCGAGAAGATGGGTCAGCTCGACTCGCGCTTCATCGTCCGCAAGGACGATCACGCGGCGACCGGCAACGGCAACGGCGGCCGCAAGAAAAAAGCCGCTTGA
- a CDS encoding response regulator, whose protein sequence is MVALTTAAAGNHPYDIILIEMQNPSIDGFTLARAIKADGRLARTRLIGTYALGARPDENSIRPAGIRGLLVKPIKQTQLFNTLNVTMAAIEEAASGNEASGSGRTRRRRVSELKSTLPDELRARIRILLVEDNAVNQQVQLRMLERIGFAATPVNHGGEALAALAERAYSIILMDCQMPEMDGYTATREIRRREGNGRHSIIIGVTAHALAGDRAECLAAGMDDYVSKPIVPEDLAATLDKWARFLSAGVSPSTPAAGMARILTMEVLDPEKLAELRECQRPGETDFVNNLLNVFVCDLSVRLQTIRAALDRGDLKAVRDAAHSLKGASRELGARRLAAVCDQVERSAGADGRAAIQPLLKDLDREANSLRDALEAQLTAASA, encoded by the coding sequence ATGGTCGCCCTGACTACCGCCGCCGCCGGAAATCATCCGTATGACATCATTCTGATCGAAATGCAGAATCCCTCGATTGACGGCTTCACGCTGGCCCGCGCGATCAAGGCCGACGGCCGCCTCGCCCGGACGCGGCTTATAGGTACGTACGCGCTCGGCGCGCGTCCCGATGAAAACTCGATACGACCCGCCGGGATTCGCGGCCTGTTGGTCAAACCGATCAAACAGACGCAGCTCTTTAACACTTTGAATGTGACTATGGCTGCGATTGAGGAAGCCGCCAGCGGAAACGAGGCCAGCGGCTCCGGGCGCACGCGCCGGCGCCGCGTCAGCGAACTCAAGAGCACGTTGCCCGACGAGCTGCGCGCGCGCATCCGTATCCTGCTGGTCGAGGACAACGCGGTGAACCAGCAGGTCCAACTACGGATGCTCGAGCGGATCGGTTTTGCCGCGACGCCGGTGAACCACGGCGGCGAGGCGCTCGCCGCGCTCGCAGAACGCGCCTACTCGATCATCCTGATGGACTGCCAGATGCCCGAGATGGATGGGTACACGGCGACGCGCGAGATCCGTCGCCGTGAGGGCAACGGCCGCCACAGCATAATCATCGGGGTCACTGCACATGCACTCGCGGGCGATCGCGCAGAATGCCTTGCCGCGGGCATGGACGATTACGTCTCGAAACCGATCGTTCCCGAAGACCTTGCGGCCACCCTCGATAAGTGGGCCAGATTCCTCAGCGCCGGCGTCTCCCCGTCAACCCCAGCCGCCGGTATGGCGAGAATCCTGACAATGGAAGTTCTGGATCCGGAGAAACTCGCGGAATTGCGCGAGTGCCAGCGGCCCGGCGAAACCGACTTCGTCAATAATCTGCTCAACGTCTTTGTCTGCGATCTGAGCGTGCGCCTGCAGACCATCCGGGCGGCGCTCGACCGCGGCGACCTCAAGGCCGTGCGCGACGCCGCGCATTCCTTGAAGGGGGCGTCCCGTGAACTAGGCGCGCGCCGTCTGGCCGCAGTCTGCGATCAGGTTGAGCGCAGCGCGGGAGCCGACGGGCGTGCCGCTATTCAGCCTCTGTTAAAGGACCTCGATCGCGAAGCTAATTCTCTGCGGGACGCGCTGGAAGCGCAATTAACCGCCGCTTCGGCGTAG
- a CDS encoding thiolase family protein, producing the protein MSLKGKAAAIGIAELKPWKEPPAGVTPLKLMFQLTAEVLADAGLEKRDLDGLLVGMPFADPGMIYPASLAEVLGINPRMLNVVDIGGASAAGMIWRAAAAIDAGMCSAVLCIVADLNKMGDQKVPVISVQREFEAPYGNIGANCGYAMIANRHMHEYGTTPSQMAKVAVDQRKSAVKNPLAAFGDKLITIDDVLNSRMIVDPLHLFEIVSPCSGGSAVIIASPEVAKRAKRPPIWLLGAGEYANHASITYAPSLTDSPIKPAADAAFKMAGVERKDIDLVCPYDCYTITVLVTLEDAGFCKKGQGGPFAMEHDLSFAGDFPCNTHGGQLSFGQPGLGGGMSHVTEAIRQLMGRGEGRQVKDATLAYVNGNGGIMSEQASLILERRS; encoded by the coding sequence ATGAGCCTCAAGGGGAAGGCCGCAGCGATCGGCATCGCCGAACTGAAACCGTGGAAAGAGCCGCCTGCCGGCGTTACGCCGCTCAAGCTGATGTTCCAGCTTACCGCCGAGGTTTTGGCCGACGCGGGACTCGAAAAGCGCGACCTCGACGGACTGCTGGTCGGGATGCCCTTTGCCGATCCCGGGATGATCTACCCGGCCAGCCTCGCTGAGGTCTTGGGGATCAACCCGCGGATGCTGAACGTCGTCGATATCGGCGGGGCGAGTGCCGCGGGCATGATCTGGCGGGCCGCGGCCGCGATCGACGCCGGGATGTGCAGCGCCGTGCTCTGCATCGTTGCCGACCTCAACAAAATGGGCGACCAGAAGGTTCCGGTGATCTCGGTCCAGCGCGAATTCGAGGCCCCTTACGGCAATATCGGCGCGAACTGCGGCTACGCGATGATCGCCAATCGTCATATGCATGAATACGGCACGACGCCGTCGCAGATGGCGAAGGTCGCCGTGGATCAACGGAAAAGCGCCGTCAAGAATCCGCTCGCGGCTTTCGGTGACAAACTCATCACGATCGACGACGTGCTCAACTCGCGGATGATCGTCGATCCGCTCCATCTGTTCGAGATCGTCAGTCCGTGCAGCGGCGGCTCGGCCGTGATTATCGCCTCGCCGGAGGTCGCCAAACGCGCGAAGCGTCCGCCGATCTGGCTGCTCGGCGCCGGCGAGTACGCCAATCACGCCTCGATCACCTACGCTCCTTCGCTTACGGATTCGCCGATCAAGCCGGCCGCCGACGCCGCTTTCAAGATGGCCGGGGTCGAACGCAAGGACATCGACCTGGTGTGTCCCTACGATTGCTACACGATCACGGTGCTGGTGACGCTCGAGGATGCGGGCTTCTGCAAAAAGGGTCAGGGCGGCCCGTTCGCGATGGAGCATGATCTTTCGTTTGCCGGCGATTTTCCGTGCAACACGCACGGCGGCCAGCTTTCCTTCGGCCAGCCCGGGCTCGGCGGCGGGATGAGCCATGTGACCGAGGCCATCCGCCAACTGATGGGCCGCGGCGAAGGGCGGCAAGTCAAGGACGCAACGCTCGCTTACGTCAACGGCAACGGCGGCATCATGAGCGAGCAGGCCAGCCTCATCCTGGAGCGCCGATCATGA
- a CDS encoding response regulator has product MSEQIIRALLIEDDAAKARFVRETMARAEGFELESIDQLGEGLIRLQQPGVDVVLLDLALADAPGLEALRSVNEAASRIPIVALSASDDRAQERDAVKFGAEDDLVMGAFTSDLPARSIRHAIDRRQARDAIAQTRDSALESARLRGDSARLCQVITNLVGNAVGYPLRDFD; this is encoded by the coding sequence ATGTCTGAGCAGATAATCAGAGCCTTACTGATCGAGGATGATGCGGCCAAGGCCCGATTCGTGCGCGAGACGATGGCCCGCGCGGAGGGCTTCGAGCTCGAATCGATTGATCAACTGGGCGAGGGCCTGATCCGCCTGCAGCAGCCGGGGGTAGACGTCGTACTGCTCGATCTCGCGCTGGCGGACGCGCCTGGTCTGGAGGCGCTACGCTCGGTGAATGAGGCCGCGTCGCGGATTCCGATTGTGGCGCTCAGCGCGTCGGACGACCGCGCTCAGGAGCGCGACGCGGTGAAGTTCGGCGCCGAGGACGATCTGGTGATGGGCGCGTTCACTTCCGACCTGCCCGCGCGCTCGATTCGTCACGCGATCGATCGCCGGCAGGCGCGCGATGCAATCGCCCAAACGCGCGATTCCGCGTTGGAATCCGCTCGTCTGCGCGGGGATTCGGCGCGGTTGTGCCAGGTGATTACTAATCTGGTCGGCAACGCGGTGGGGTACCCTCTGCGAGATTTCGACTAG
- a CDS encoding CoA transferase: MNETTKKPLMLADVTVLDFTQYLAGPTITRLMAEMGAQIIKIEQAPMGDPARLLPAIKHGRSGYFVQQNRGKQSLCLDFAKPEAMELLRALAAKVDIVTENYGPGVMEKRGLDYASLKQINPRLIMASISAFGKTGPLKHRVGYDFIAQAFSGLMHMTGAADGPPMFVGMGIADQGSGVHAFSALGYALYYREKTGVGQHIDISMVDALFHMHEVNLQAYDLTDGAFVPKRMGSHHALICPCGAFKGPEGYIVILVLDRQWPAMARAIERPDLIDDVRFATAADRGKNQKELITIIEGWMQAQPSDAAVLKIFEEHRVPSAPVMSIVDALDHPYFKAREMVRKVSDPILGEVTIPGFPLKFSEFPELPTMIAPLLGQHGGEVLKKHLGLSDAKVAQLHSSGVLHSEKK; the protein is encoded by the coding sequence ATGAACGAGACGACGAAAAAACCCTTGATGCTGGCCGACGTAACGGTGCTGGATTTCACGCAGTATCTGGCCGGCCCGACGATTACGCGGCTGATGGCCGAGATGGGGGCGCAGATTATCAAGATCGAGCAGGCGCCGATGGGCGATCCGGCGCGCCTGCTGCCCGCGATCAAGCATGGCCGCAGCGGCTACTTCGTCCAGCAGAATCGCGGCAAGCAGAGCCTCTGTCTCGATTTCGCGAAGCCCGAAGCGATGGAGCTGCTGCGCGCGCTCGCCGCCAAGGTCGATATCGTCACCGAGAACTACGGCCCCGGGGTGATGGAGAAGCGCGGGCTGGATTATGCCTCGCTCAAGCAGATCAATCCGCGCCTCATCATGGCGTCGATCTCCGCGTTCGGCAAAACCGGTCCGCTGAAGCATCGCGTGGGCTACGACTTTATCGCGCAGGCCTTTTCCGGGCTGATGCACATGACCGGCGCGGCCGACGGTCCGCCGATGTTTGTCGGGATGGGGATCGCCGATCAGGGGAGCGGCGTGCATGCCTTCTCCGCGCTCGGCTACGCGCTTTACTATCGTGAAAAGACCGGCGTCGGCCAGCATATCGATATCTCGATGGTCGATGCGCTCTTCCACATGCATGAGGTCAACCTGCAGGCCTATGACCTGACCGACGGCGCGTTCGTGCCCAAGCGCATGGGGTCGCATCATGCGTTGATCTGCCCGTGCGGGGCCTTCAAAGGACCGGAAGGGTATATCGTCATTCTTGTACTCGATCGGCAGTGGCCCGCGATGGCGCGGGCGATCGAGCGGCCGGATCTGATCGACGATGTGCGCTTCGCAACGGCGGCCGATCGCGGCAAGAATCAGAAGGAACTGATCACGATCATCGAGGGCTGGATGCAGGCGCAGCCCTCAGACGCCGCGGTGCTCAAGATTTTCGAAGAGCATCGCGTGCCCTCGGCGCCGGTGATGTCGATCGTTGACGCGCTCGATCATCCGTATTTCAAGGCCCGCGAAATGGTCCGCAAGGTCAGCGATCCGATCCTCGGCGAGGTGACTATCCCGGGCTTTCCGCTCAAGTTCTCCGAGTTCCCCGAACTGCCGACTATGATCGCGCCCCTCCTTGGTCAGCACGGCGGCGAGGTGCTGAAGAAGCATCTCGGGTTGTCTGACGCCAAGGTCGCGCAGTTACACTCATCCGGCGTGCTGCACTCCGAGAAGAAATAA
- a CDS encoding AAA family ATPase, producing the protein MVRAGQDWTRRVVFVSGEPGIGKTTLVRAFLDSLAGSAVRVGRGQCIEQYGAGEPYMPLLEALTRLCRDPGGGKLVEILYQLAPAWLAQMPTLVSAEDRARLQSLAQGTTQQRMLREMAEALEVVAAETPLVLLFEDLHWSDPSTLDLIAAIARRSEAVRLMVIGTYRPVEMLAGEHPLRTMKEELAIHQHSIELRLPLLSEMDVAAYVAQRFSARKENIAPAVYARSEGNPLFMVNVVDYLIEQDSLADADKIEAPRNIRQMIERNLLRLSPDEQRVLEAASVAGTEFSAAAVAAALDAPLREIESRCAQLSKREQFVTRRGAVTWPDGAAAAAFHFDHALYQNVLYASLTEGARADYHRRIAERVERAYGEQAVEVAAELAHHYTSPQSGIFPLAASGTKSNRALR; encoded by the coding sequence TTGGTTCGCGCAGGTCAGGACTGGACGCGGCGAGTGGTATTTGTCTCGGGTGAGCCGGGGATCGGCAAGACCACACTGGTGCGGGCTTTTCTTGATTCGCTGGCTGGCAGCGCAGTGCGAGTCGGCCGCGGGCAGTGTATCGAGCAGTACGGCGCGGGCGAGCCCTACATGCCGCTTCTCGAAGCGCTGACCCGGCTCTGCCGCGACCCCGGCGGCGGAAAGCTGGTCGAGATTCTCTATCAACTCGCACCCGCGTGGCTGGCGCAGATGCCGACCCTGGTCAGCGCCGAGGACCGCGCCAGATTGCAGAGCCTCGCGCAGGGCACGACGCAGCAGCGGATGCTGCGTGAGATGGCCGAGGCCCTCGAAGTGGTCGCGGCGGAAACGCCGCTAGTGCTCTTGTTTGAGGATCTGCATTGGAGCGATCCGTCGACGCTGGATTTGATTGCCGCGATCGCGCGGCGCAGCGAAGCAGTCCGACTCATGGTTATCGGCACCTACCGACCGGTCGAGATGCTCGCCGGGGAGCATCCTCTGCGTACGATGAAGGAGGAGCTTGCGATACATCAGCATTCTATCGAGCTGCGATTACCACTGCTGTCCGAGATGGACGTGGCCGCGTACGTCGCGCAACGATTCAGCGCCCGCAAAGAGAACATCGCTCCTGCGGTCTATGCCCGCAGCGAAGGCAATCCCCTGTTCATGGTCAACGTGGTTGACTACCTGATCGAACAGGACTCCCTCGCCGATGCCGACAAGATAGAAGCGCCGCGCAATATCCGCCAGATGATCGAGCGCAACCTGCTGCGGCTCTCGCCGGACGAGCAACGCGTACTCGAAGCGGCGAGCGTCGCCGGGACCGAATTCTCGGCCGCCGCGGTCGCCGCCGCGCTGGACGCGCCCCTTCGCGAAATCGAGAGTCGCTGCGCGCAGCTCTCAAAACGCGAGCAATTCGTGACGCGGCGCGGCGCGGTGACCTGGCCCGACGGCGCCGCGGCGGCGGCCTTCCACTTCGATCACGCCCTCTATCAGAACGTTCTGTACGCCAGTCTCACTGAAGGCGCGCGCGCCGATTACCATCGGCGAATCGCCGAACGAGTTGAGCGCGCCTATGGCGAGCAGGCCGTTGAAGTAGCCGCGGAGTTGGCCCATCACTACACGTCTCCCCAGAGCGGCATTTTCCCATTGGCAGCGAGCGGGACAAAGAGCAATCGAGCGCTCCGCTAA
- a CDS encoding phage protein Gp27 family protein, whose amino-acid sequence MSKQSGREAAGAADGKAQLAKAREGQVLLGSRSSVLVRLPLALRRELEQRLADESYWSLSELSAWLATKGYQISRTALGRYRRRYRKQLDALMSASEQARVIAECAEGDEGRMTEALSRLVQQRLFDVLVECARPLETPDLARIARTINDLGRATISQRRWLTEMQQRLERQQSEAAAQVGALERTGGLTRATAHAMRNVLLGIDPLAPESGEEAAAG is encoded by the coding sequence ATGAGTAAGCAAAGCGGGCGCGAGGCGGCCGGCGCGGCGGACGGCAAAGCGCAATTGGCCAAGGCACGCGAGGGGCAGGTGCTGTTGGGGTCGCGTTCGAGCGTGCTGGTGCGCTTGCCGCTGGCGTTGCGCCGGGAGCTGGAGCAACGGCTGGCAGACGAATCGTACTGGAGTTTGTCGGAACTCAGCGCGTGGCTCGCCACGAAGGGTTATCAGATTTCGCGCACGGCGCTGGGGCGCTACAGAAGAAGGTACCGCAAACAACTGGACGCGCTGATGAGCGCCAGCGAGCAGGCGCGAGTGATCGCGGAGTGCGCCGAGGGCGACGAGGGGCGCATGACCGAGGCGCTGTCGCGGCTGGTGCAGCAGCGGTTGTTTGACGTGCTGGTGGAATGCGCGCGGCCGCTGGAGACGCCGGATCTGGCGCGCATCGCGCGGACGATCAACGACCTCGGGCGGGCAACGATCAGTCAGCGGCGCTGGCTCACGGAGATGCAGCAGCGGCTGGAGCGGCAGCAGAGTGAAGCGGCCGCGCAGGTCGGCGCGCTGGAACGCACGGGCGGGCTGACGCGGGCGACGGCGCACGCGATGCGCAACGTGCTGCTGGGGATCGATCCGCTGGCGCCGGAGAGTGGGGAAGAGGCGGCGGCCGGCTGA
- a CDS encoding amidohydrolase family protein encodes MLDLLIRGADVVTPDGVGRWTIGIAGEKIVLAGTEPAPPPAAVRTIDAIGKIAVPGGIEPHAHLASVVGMHPDERLLTLGPEDDTRGMAFGGVTTHLDFVFVHPRTDIPTALARRRTRWEGRSYVDYSFHIALGGALPLGVFEQMAEAIQEGFPSFKVFTNEVLPPHPARMPFKLDFGRIGHAMERVARHGGIMVVHAEDEDLVQFNYEKFRAAGRTHGVNLHLVHSKLSEQLAFARTIAMARATGSAVYFVHTSAREGVEAVAEARGHNLPIYAETLHHYACFSAADYRQPRGFCYHTYPSLKFPDDQEALWEGLLRDGVSTVATDEFPTALEVKLRGDQIDDVTGGNLGAEARMGIVYTEGVVKRGMSLRRYADVTSSNAARILGLYPRKGAIAPGSDADLCLIDPQVHKRLSRADFHVSDYSPWEGWEVRGWPVMTILRGRPIVEHGQLLGALGDGQLVPRKIDPVILRRPAG; translated from the coding sequence ATGCTCGATCTCCTGATTCGTGGCGCCGACGTCGTCACGCCCGACGGCGTGGGCCGCTGGACGATCGGCATCGCCGGCGAAAAAATCGTGCTCGCCGGGACCGAGCCCGCGCCGCCGCCCGCGGCCGTGCGCACGATCGACGCGATCGGCAAAATCGCCGTGCCCGGCGGCATCGAGCCGCACGCCCATCTGGCCAGCGTGGTTGGAATGCATCCGGATGAGCGCCTGCTCACGCTCGGCCCCGAGGACGATACGCGCGGGATGGCCTTTGGCGGCGTGACGACGCATCTGGATTTCGTTTTCGTTCACCCGAGGACCGATATTCCCACCGCGCTGGCGCGCCGCCGCACGCGCTGGGAGGGCCGCTCTTACGTCGATTACAGCTTTCATATCGCGCTCGGCGGCGCGCTGCCGCTCGGCGTCTTCGAGCAGATGGCGGAGGCGATCCAGGAGGGTTTCCCGAGCTTTAAAGTCTTCACCAACGAAGTTCTGCCGCCGCATCCGGCGCGGATGCCGTTCAAGCTCGACTTCGGCCGCATCGGCCATGCGATGGAACGGGTGGCGCGCCACGGCGGCATCATGGTCGTGCATGCCGAGGATGAGGATCTGGTTCAATTCAACTATGAGAAATTCCGCGCCGCCGGCCGGACGCACGGCGTCAATCTTCATCTGGTGCACAGCAAGCTTTCGGAGCAACTCGCCTTCGCCCGCACGATTGCGATGGCGCGCGCGACCGGCAGCGCGGTTTATTTCGTCCATACCTCGGCGCGCGAAGGCGTCGAGGCGGTGGCCGAGGCGCGCGGCCACAATCTGCCGATTTATGCGGAAACCCTCCATCACTACGCCTGTTTCTCCGCCGCCGATTATCGCCAGCCGCGCGGCTTCTGCTACCACACCTATCCTTCGCTCAAGTTCCCCGACGATCAGGAGGCGCTGTGGGAAGGGCTCCTGCGTGACGGCGTCTCCACCGTCGCCACCGACGAATTTCCCACCGCCCTCGAAGTCAAGCTGCGCGGCGATCAGATTGACGATGTCACCGGAGGCAACCTCGGCGCCGAGGCGCGGATGGGTATCGTCTATACGGAGGGTGTCGTCAAGCGCGGGATGTCGCTCCGGCGCTATGCCGACGTGACTTCGAGCAACGCCGCGCGCATCCTCGGCCTCTATCCGCGCAAGGGCGCGATCGCGCCCGGCAGCGACGCCGACCTCTGTCTGATCGATCCGCAAGTGCACAAGCGCCTGAGCCGCGCGGACTTCCACGTCAGCGACTACAGTCCGTGGGAGGGCTGGGAGGTTCGCGGCTGGCCCGTGATGACGATTCTGCGCGGCCGGCCGATCGTCGAACACGGACAGTTGCTCGGCGCGCTCGGCGACGGTCAACTCGTGCCGCGCAAGATCGATCCGGTTATCCTGCGCCGCCCCGCCGGCTGA
- a CDS encoding DUF1122 family protein — translation MERMLIESAAGQIAAQIDGAAIRASDGRDHRLIVTELKPVRPRAGWLYLSVALGDARATPSRTPLAMGIVSGGGRLVRPWFELRIYPTVEFDDGATFDARATGLEAAFIDLLGTLIPPGGHLMIEYESPGQSATHAELLLRAPPAATHLGSLMFHAGFRGAFKDWYISEGGHEGPRKLQANKSPSPAAARAALRTHLMELAEFVKRPLPRDSKDAAVIRIAQARAQKLLGELRRGSGRPQR, via the coding sequence ATGGAGAGAATGTTGATCGAGTCGGCGGCGGGGCAGATTGCCGCGCAGATCGACGGCGCCGCAATTCGCGCGAGCGACGGCCGCGATCATCGCCTGATAGTAACCGAGCTCAAACCCGTGCGGCCGCGCGCTGGCTGGCTCTATCTGTCCGTGGCGCTAGGCGACGCGCGCGCAACCCCGTCGCGCACGCCGCTCGCGATGGGAATTGTCAGCGGCGGCGGGCGGCTGGTGCGTCCGTGGTTCGAGCTGCGCATCTATCCCACGGTCGAATTCGATGACGGCGCAACTTTCGACGCCCGGGCGACGGGGCTCGAAGCCGCATTCATCGATCTGCTCGGCACGCTGATCCCGCCTGGCGGTCACTTGATGATCGAGTACGAGAGCCCCGGACAGAGCGCGACCCATGCCGAGCTGCTGTTGCGGGCGCCTCCGGCGGCAACTCATCTGGGCAGCCTGATGTTTCATGCGGGTTTCCGCGGCGCTTTCAAAGACTGGTACATCTCGGAGGGCGGGCATGAGGGTCCGCGCAAACTGCAGGCGAACAAATCGCCCAGCCCCGCCGCGGCGCGGGCGGCGTTGCGGACGCATCTGATGGAACTGGCAGAGTTCGTCAAGCGTCCGCTACCCCGCGACTCTAAGGATGCGGCGGTCATTCGGATCGCTCAGGCGCGGGCGCAAAAACTCCTCGGTGAGCTGCGACGAGGCTCAGGCCGGCCGCAGCGCTAA